TTAAATTACCTATGCCTATGGACTTGGATCTAATTTACAGGATAGCTTTTTACCCTACATCATGAAACCAAGTCCCTTTTGACTTTTCAAGCCCTAAGCAACTTGACTAGCGTTATCATTACTATCTACTCTTCACGGGCTCTAGAAAATTAAGCTTATGTTTCTCAGAGGGTACCGTCCTCGAGATACGACCGTATAGCGCGCCCAAATCGCTCTACCACTCGAGCAATCCCCTCCTCCTGTGCTGCGGCAAAGGTCAGGCGAAAGCTCACACCTCGCATCTCTGTCACATTGGTCATGAACCAGCTTCCTTTGCTGACGACCACTCCATTCTCCTGAGCCTTCGAGAATATCGTGTCTTCCATATATCGATATGCCTCCCATTCGCTATCCTTATTGTTCATTGCCAGGCTTGGATAGGAcaagttgaggttgatcCATAGAAACATGCCCACGTCGGGAACTCTCCAGGAACAAATACCCGAGGGAAGATGCGCCTTACACGCTGTAGAAAGGATATCCCGACGGCGCCGGTACTGAACAGAGAGCATCATAGCCCACCGGATGAACCCCTCGTGGCCCCAAGTCTGGTCCAATAGCTTGTATATCATCGCCTGGGATGGGCCGCTCGGCGACGCCACGCTGACCTCTGAGTATGCAATGAATTTATTGATCACTTGGGAACTTGCTGTTACCCACCCGCAACGTAGGCCGGGCGCTAGCACCTTGGATGTTGTATCCATCCGGAGAACGCGCCCGGAAACATCGAGGGACAAGTAGGAAGCTGGCAAGCTTCGCAGGTAGTCATCAGCATCTAAGCCCTTGTCTGAGTCTTCGGAAGAATTCTTTCCTAGCTGTATGAGATAGTATGGATCGTCTTCAAAGATGTAAAGATCATGCGCCTCGGCGACTCTGTAGATAGCCTGGCGGCGCTCTAGGCTCTGAGTCGAACCCGTAGGGTTCTGCCCACATGGAATCATGTAGAGTACAGATGGTTTGGGACCCTTTGTCGAGTCCCAGTTCTCTAGTTTGTGGTTGAGATCCTCTGACACAAGCCCCAGTTCGTCCATGGCTACACCTTGGATCTTGAGACCCTGTGCAAGCGCCGCACTAAGAGTGCCCGTGTATGTGTGGCTCTCCATCAAAATAGTATCCCCAGGGTTGCAAAATAGTCGGAAAGCAATCTCCATGGCAGAGGTCGTGCCGCAGGTAATTGCGCATTCCCAATCGCTGTAAGGGGGGTCATGAAGCAATTCCATATGCTCGGTCACTTAGCGGAGGACCTGAGGCGACCCTCCTGCATATCCATGGTTCATGACAATGTCAAGATCATACTCATCCTCTCCTTTAACACAATCCATCGAGACGGTAGAGCCTAAGCCTTCGGGTCCTGGGCAAAGCATTTCAAGAGCCTTCCACGGGAAGTATTCTGCCCACGGCCGTGCAGTTCCGAGGCTTATCATGTCCGGAGGGGCCGCTCTTGCGGCCGCCTTAAGCGAAGATGTGTGCTGTTGCTGACTGTCTTCGCTGAAGCGGTGATCCCAGCTTTTAGCCACGGGGTTTCCGCCTCGCTGTCGGACCTTGAAAAAGGTTGAGCATGTATATGGCGCGCTGCCTTTGGGCAGAAGTTGGGATGCCGCCCGTTTGTTGTCGATCTCAGACAGTTTGCTTTTGAGCATGATGGTTATTGAAGATTGCGTCTGGAATATGCCAGCGGTTAAGATGACAATGACGTGTAAAGTGTAGATTCGAGAAGACCAGTGATTTTAAGGGGATCTTGTGAAAATCACTAAAGCGAGGGATGTTAAATAGATGAGTTTTGCACATAGTCATGTTGGTGGTCCTCGGAGTAATTGCTTCGGAGTAGCCGCATGGACGTCATTGCACGTTGGAATACGCTCATCGTGTGCCTTCGGAGTAAGGTGAAGGGTGATCATGTTCAAAATCGGACTCGGGACCTTGATACGCCGATCGATTTATTTCATTAGCTGACACATCGACGGTCGAGTATAAGTACCGCGCCTTCATTTCTGGGCTCAGCCAACCGTGACACTCACAACACTCCCCTTCTTACTCACAATGGCGTCTGTGGCACCAACCATCAAGCTTGCTGACTACCTCTTTACTCGTCTGCACCAGCTTGGTGTCAAGTCAGTCCACGGTGTGCCCGGTGACTATAACCTGGCGTTGCTCGACCATGTTGAACCCTGCGGCTTGCGCTGGGTTGGCAATACTAATGAGCTCAATGCCGCCTATGCTGCAGATGGATACTCCAAGATCAAAGGAATTGCAGCTATTATTACAACCTTCGGCGTGGGTGAGCTTTCGGCTATCAATGGTATTGCTGGCGCTTATGCAGAACGAGCACCTGTCGTCCACATCGTCGGCAGCCCGAAAAGAGAGTCTCAAGAGTCCCGTGCTAAGATCCATCATACCTTCAATGATGGTGACTACCGTCGCTTTGCTGCGATGTCTGCGCATGTTACCGTGTCTCAGGTGCATTTGTGGGATTTTCGAACTGCGGCTACTCAGATCGATGAGGTCTTGAAAGAATGTTTGCTCAAGAGTCGACCTGTATATCTCGAAGTCCCAGTGGATATGGTTGCGACGCTCGTACCCAGCGTTGGCCTCCAGTCCCCCATTCAGCTTCCTGGTCCACTGCACCTACCGACTCACGAAAACGTCCAATCACAAATTCTGAGCAGAATCTATAGTGCTCAGCAACCCATTATTCTCGTGGACGGCGAAATCAGACCTTTCGGTATCATAAAAGACGTGCAGCGGCTGGTGGAGTTGACCCATTGGCCTACGTGGACTACGGGCTTTGGCAAAGGCCTTTTGGACGAGACACTCCCCAACATGCATGGAGTCAACCGAGGCAAATACGGAGACCCTATTGAGACGGCCTTTATAGCTGAAGCAGACTTGGTCCTGTGCTTTGGGCCTCATCTTAGTTCGACCAATACTTTCGGTTACTCTAGCGTCCCCAAGACGGACGTGTCAATCTTGATCAAAGAAAACGAGGTCCAAATCGGCGATTCAGTATTCCGAGACGTCCCTGCAAGCTCTATCACCTCGTGGCTCTCTCAGAATCTGGACACCTCTCGAGTCAGGCGCTACAGCACATATATAGAGCTGCCTCGGCCCACTGTGCTATCATTCTCAAATCTCGAGGGCCACAAACCCATCACCCAAAAGAGCCTGTGGCTGCTCCTCGCCAACATATTCCGCCCTGGGGACATCATTCTCGGTGAAACCGGGACTGCTGGCCACGGTGTGCGAACAATGCCTCTACCCAAGTCCACGCGAGCTTTTGTTCCAGTTACATGGCTCTCCATCGGTTACATGCTTCCCGCAGCACAAGGAGCTGCACTAGCTCAACGGGAACTAATCGAGGCTTCTACTTACAACGGCAATAATGCCTCTCGAACAGTCCTGTTCATCGGGGATGGTAGCTTTCAGATGACAGTCCAGGAGTTATCTACAATTATCAGACATAACTTGAACGTTATTGTGTTTGTTATCAATAATGATGGATATACCATTGAAAGATGCATTCATGGTTATACACAAAGCTACAACGACATTGCGCGGTGGAGGTATTGCGAGGCCCCAAGCTTCTTTGGGGCTTCTAGTGCGTTCACGGCCAAGGTTGCAACGTGGGCTGAGCTGGACAGTGTGTTGAGAAACGAAGAGTTGCTGGATGGCGATGGACTGCGCCTTGTGGAAATCGTCATGGATCGCGAGGATGCACCGGAGGGGAGTTTATTGGACATGCTGAAAGTACAGAAAGCTCATGGTTGATACTGATCGCATCAGCAATATGCAATCGATTCATTTCTGCCTTTTCCAGTACGATTTTCTCCCTAGTGTATCCGAGTTCGCGCACAAAAGGAAAACAAACGGTCTACCAACCTCTCGGATGTCCTTTATCCTTTGGCCATTCGATGTGACTCTGGCCCGGCTGCTTTTATGGCCAATGAACGTGAAAGAGTGCAGGCCTAGATCTCTAGCCGAAACATTCTCTTCAAACTAAACCTAGCCATTTCCAGGCTGTCGGTGATATTATTAGACGTGGTGCAGTCAGTTACGGTTAGTAGAGTCGATAGTGTCCTCTCCTTGTCCCGTTATTGGGTTCCCAAACGCTAGTACCTGAGTTAGTGGACGGCTAACAAATGCAATTTCCCGTCACCACCACTGCCTCGTGTCGCGATCCCCTTTGGCGGCAGGGCGAACAAACAAAAATATCTCAGCCCGCAATTTCTATTTGTTTGTTTCTGCTCTCTTACCCGCTCTGCCTTCCGTCACTCGTTCATTCTCTGGAGCCAAGATGCGTTTCACTCTGTTTTGTGCAGCCGCTTTGGCAGCAAGCCCTGCATTCGCCAGTGTTTGCAAGCCCCGTTCTTTAAGCGGTTCAAGTCAGTAAAACTCTTTGCGACAAGACCGAAGAACATGACTCACATCCTTACAGCCACTGCCTCTGTTGAGTCTGCCATTTCAAGCCTCCCTTCTGCTACGAGCAGCGAGCTTCAGACTACTGTGACGGGTACCATGACAGCCACTTCCGCCGACCTGTTGAGCACCACCGCGACGTCAACCTCAAATGATGACTCCACGACAGAAGCAGCAACCACTGCCGCAACAACTTTCCCAGCAGAGACCACCGACCTCGAAGCATCCACCACGACCGCTGAAGCCACCACAAGCGAAGCAGCCTTCGAACCAGTTCCTACCTTCGACGTTGTTGGAAAAGGCGCTCAAGTAGATGGTCAATATCTGCTAGGATACCAATCAGCTGGTTTCTTTGTTGGATGGCAATACCCATCTACGAACTACCGCCTGACCTTTTCCATCGACGCCACGACCAATCGCGTTCTAGACGTAAACGGAAACATCTTGTGCATTCAATATGGAGAGGATGGGGATGCTAGCTTGCTCAGGACCTGCAGCAACAATATGCTCAACCAGCCAGATTATGCCCCGGTTACGTGTGAGCAAACGCGCGATCAAGAGCTTGACTGTTCTGTCCCTGCGAAAACCTGCACTCTTGACTTTGATACTTTGGAGACTATTTGTACTACGCTCACGGGGACGTTCGATAACTTCTACACATACTCTGGGAGGCAGGATGGGATATTCTTGTCAATGGCGGGGGTTACCAATCCCGGTGCAAACTACCAGGCTGTCGTGCTTGCAATTACACCTAGCGGATCAAAATAAGCTAGGAATGACTTCAGACAGATGCATGTGTAGCTTACGTCAATCTTCAATCCAGGCCTGGCATCCTTTACAGCCAATCAAGACATTGTAACGACCAAATATTCTTGAATGCCTAGGCATAAATTTAGGATAATTCAGAATGAAATTGGAGATTGTTCAACTATTTGTTCTCACAGCTTATATACCGCACAGCCTGCGGGCACGCTTGTCCGATCTAGCACACGTCTCAGAGGGGGAAACCTTCGGGCAAAAACCC
This Fusarium oxysporum f. sp. lycopersici 4287 supercont2.57 genomic scaffold, whole genome shotgun sequence DNA region includes the following protein-coding sequences:
- a CDS encoding pyruvate decarboxylase — protein: MASVAPTIKLADYLFTRLHQLGVKSVHGVPGDYNLALLDHVEPCGLRWVGNTNELNAAYAADGYSKIKGIAAIITTFGVGELSAINGIAGAYAERAPVVHIVGSPKRESQESRAKIHHTFNDGDYRRFAAMSAHVTVSQVHLWDFRTAATQIDEVLKECLLKSRPVYLEVPVDMVATLVPSVGLQSPIQLPGPLHLPTHENVQSQILSRIYSAQQPIILVDGEIRPFGIIKDVQRLVELTHWPTWTTGFGKGLLDETLPNMHGVNRGKYGDPIETAFIAEADLVLCFGPHLSSTNTFGYSSVPKTDVSILIKENEVQIGDSVFRDVPASSITSWLSQNLDTSRVRRYSTYIELPRPTVLSFSNLEGHKPITQKSLWLLLANIFRPGDIILGETGTAGHGVRTMPLPKSTRAFVPVTWLSIGYMLPAAQGAALAQRELIEASTYNGNNASRTVLFIGDGSFQMTVQELSTIIRHNLNVIVFVINNDGYTIERCIHGYTQSYNDIARWRYCEAPSFFGASSAFTAKVATWAELDSVLRNEELLDGDGLRLVEIVMDREDAPEGSLLDMLKVQKAHG